A window of the Deltaproteobacteria bacterium genome harbors these coding sequences:
- a CDS encoding thermonuclease family protein: MNRKPGLHSLTFLLGIFLLAAPAAAQETFEATVVKAVSGDALEVRRDKAKQTETYHLAGVDAPEPGQPFSKESADFLGKTATGKKVKITPQKEEQPGQKAALILLPDGRNLSHLMLEEGLVWWYRMALPHDPVLDKTEHQTRKLKKGIWSDRDTMPPWAWRSRLEETGGGPIKDR; encoded by the coding sequence ATGAACCGGAAACCGGGACTGCACAGCCTGACTTTTCTGCTCGGTATTTTCCTGCTGGCCGCCCCGGCCGCCGCCCAGGAAACCTTCGAGGCCACCGTCGTCAAGGCCGTGTCGGGCGACGCCCTGGAGGTCCGGCGGGACAAGGCGAAGCAGACCGAAACCTACCACCTCGCCGGGGTGGACGCACCGGAACCGGGCCAGCCGTTCAGCAAGGAATCTGCTGATTTTCTTGGGAAAACGGCCACCGGAAAAAAGGTGAAGATCACCCCCCAGAAGGAAGAACAGCCGGGCCAGAAGGCGGCCCTCATCCTGCTGCCGGATGGCCGGAACCTCAGCCACCTCATGCTGGAGGAAGGACTCGTCTGGTGGTACCGGATGGCGCTCCCGCACGATCCGGTGCTGGACAAGACCGAGCACCAGACGCGGAAACTGAAAAAAGGCATCTGGAGCGACCGGGACACCATGCCCCCCTGGGCCTGGCGGAGCCGCCTGGAAGAAACCGGCGGCGGGCCCATTAAGGACCGCTGA
- a CDS encoding anion permease: protein MRELIAYSAMAATVGLTVIRPAITPSWRVGPATAAGFGALVMLAAGVVGWRDVAASGALHWRPFVTIVSIMTVAAVARETSVMDALARRIFASPVQTAHGLFVRVFLFSALVSSILNNDAMVLLVTPLVIALVRQRFPGREELAVPFAFAVFLSIGVAPFVVANPMNMIVASYAHLNFNQYASWMIPVAVAGWAVVLPLAAWFFRRELAAMAPEGGEPPASETAMDGSQKAIVALLLAMVAAYPVVALIDGPSIWLVAFAGAAVALALSVRSAAGVRQTVIYSVDWNILVFLLSVYVLAVGMRNVGLIDFIASFYSTMNLAVIGGVSALGSALVNNHPMAIINLLALEAVPEAGRREILAALVGGDIGPRLLPIGSLAGLLWIESCRRSKVAIPLRTFMAVGILVTVPSMAVSLLILWLR from the coding sequence ATGCGTGAACTGATAGCTTATTCGGCCATGGCGGCCACGGTGGGACTGACGGTCATCCGGCCCGCGATCACCCCCTCGTGGCGCGTGGGGCCCGCCACGGCCGCCGGGTTCGGCGCGCTCGTCATGCTCGCCGCCGGCGTCGTCGGCTGGCGGGATGTCGCCGCCTCCGGGGCGCTGCACTGGCGGCCATTCGTCACCATTGTCTCGATCATGACCGTGGCCGCCGTGGCCCGGGAAACCAGCGTCATGGACGCCCTCGCCCGCCGGATCTTCGCCTCGCCCGTTCAGACGGCCCACGGCCTTTTTGTCCGGGTGTTCCTCTTCAGCGCCCTCGTGTCGTCGATCCTGAACAACGACGCGATGGTGCTGCTGGTGACGCCGCTGGTGATTGCCCTTGTCCGGCAGCGGTTCCCCGGCCGCGAGGAACTGGCGGTCCCGTTCGCCTTCGCCGTCTTCCTGTCGATCGGCGTGGCGCCCTTTGTCGTCGCCAACCCCATGAACATGATCGTGGCGAGCTATGCCCACCTCAACTTCAACCAGTACGCCAGCTGGATGATCCCGGTGGCCGTGGCCGGATGGGCGGTCGTGCTTCCGCTGGCGGCCTGGTTTTTCCGGCGCGAACTGGCGGCAATGGCCCCGGAGGGCGGGGAGCCCCCCGCCTCCGAAACCGCCATGGACGGCTCCCAGAAGGCCATTGTCGCCCTGCTGCTGGCGATGGTCGCAGCCTACCCGGTCGTGGCGCTGATTGACGGCCCGAGCATCTGGCTCGTCGCCTTTGCGGGCGCCGCCGTCGCCCTCGCCCTGTCGGTGCGGTCGGCGGCCGGTGTCCGCCAGACGGTGATCTACAGCGTGGACTGGAACATTCTCGTGTTTCTCCTCAGCGTCTACGTGCTGGCGGTCGGCATGCGGAATGTGGGGCTCATTGATTTCATCGCCTCGTTCTATTCCACCATGAACCTCGCCGTCATCGGTGGCGTCTCGGCGCTGGGCTCGGCGCTGGTGAACAACCACCCGATGGCGATCATCAACCTGCTGGCGCTCGAGGCGGTCCCCGAAGCCGGCCGCCGGGAGATCCTCGCCGCGCTGGTGGGCGGCGACATCGGGCCCCGCCTGCTGCCCATCGGCTCGCTCGCCGGGCTCCTGTGGATCGAGAGCTGCCGCCGGTCGAAGGTGGCGATTCCGCTCCGGACGTTCATGGCCGTCGGGATTCTCGTCACCGTGCCCAGCATGGCCGTTTCGCTTTTGATTCTGTGGCTGCGCTGA
- a CDS encoding UPF0182 family protein yields MSEPRNQERTGNYVAGLVLSLGAMIALLSTLVYHGGYWNFLANTRLLDLMIKAGIIQYHDRNAGYTYIPDPKYYLQSQDPVRWDIILLVVAIFFFVFAFKALQFHGIAKLLGLKTNLGQNLRAYCYSLSWNKVAPFGFGNTAAALALKDEGVPLDRAKSVVFIQGLFDIFEIMVFGFVGLAIFGWSEWFAQIFWALFILGLAYGLVRRTYPETEDTGGVKNFLDRARQGIRLVAGQPITAVWLGFLSLAAFELQDGALYFIAQGFTATHVFIMPDYNTTLMAIIAYHIARLVRFTPGGIGQSEWALAAAMYVGGMGFPESMTIAMLHLGVRLFSAGNFHFLVTNGWEGSVKTTLAEILAAFRRSDGKAEPKDQPGASVEQDAPADFPQVPLERAPHAFALWERFSVYGLIFTGLFFLDRLSIVLLDKWFLEAVGHESVFWTNFGMGAKLFIIGFLMTAVSVALPAFMNPVTARQRRFIINLALIAGSVGAYFLCLEYRDFLLFGGKPFGEADPVFGNDLGFYVYELSNYWTIWYALLFGTTAGVLSAIGCSYMVWANEGRQLSGTGLSRLWQLAGRLATRPVLIPLTIWGVILAAGEWLSRYNILLKANEKHVIKQGATYLDTEGLLSNLNYIYVTTLVILGITMAVVMYLNNLNRVAGEAQPPEGWREGQIKLRNLVFLLILADFGFKGLVGIKGNIYVRPNEPVIQLGHLGNHIEATRKGFDLNKVTQKEFIPNWHGDPIPTAEEILNSPAVRNAPLWPGFTSYLEAQLDPQHSLRILKTQGDKIIYGPTEEILWQQQKLRAYYNFLGIDSVRYAIDGEKQLFFSAIREVPLVEPQPWLAWWGQQYMLFTHGYGLVMGKAGQSTPEGDPVYVSKNIPVQTAYDVLKVENPRVYYGEGSGTIAYTNVKNMKELDYPTEQDRAEFILPPGDGTGVHIDSLVKRLAFGWESGQFFDVLFSGLITSETRVHYNRVPVERLNRIAPFLYYDTNGHAFANGDRITWVLNGLTTSNAYPNSWMGDLGDKSDERTRYPRPHRWANYIEDSVKATVDAYSGEVKFYKISDSPLIETWSKIYPGLFTDGKEMPAAVRSQLTYPVQFFHVQFDDVYIYYQMRDPMYFFNMEDMMDDADEVLGAVMDNGKAITFSAEPINYLFETGGTLPESSEKVQ; encoded by the coding sequence ATGAGCGAACCACGCAACCAAGAACGCACTGGCAACTATGTGGCGGGACTTGTCCTGTCCCTGGGGGCGATGATCGCGCTCCTCAGTACGCTGGTCTACCACGGCGGATACTGGAACTTCCTCGCCAACACCCGGCTCCTCGACCTGATGATCAAGGCGGGCATCATCCAGTACCACGACCGCAACGCCGGATACACCTACATTCCGGATCCCAAGTACTACCTGCAGTCGCAGGATCCGGTCCGCTGGGACATCATCCTGCTCGTCGTCGCCATCTTCTTCTTCGTGTTCGCGTTCAAGGCGCTCCAGTTCCACGGGATCGCCAAGCTCCTGGGTCTCAAGACCAACCTCGGCCAGAACCTGCGCGCCTACTGCTACAGCCTGTCCTGGAACAAGGTCGCCCCGTTCGGCTTCGGCAACACGGCCGCCGCGCTCGCGCTGAAGGACGAGGGCGTCCCGCTGGACCGCGCCAAGTCCGTGGTGTTCATCCAGGGCCTGTTCGACATCTTTGAGATCATGGTGTTCGGCTTCGTCGGTCTGGCCATTTTCGGCTGGAGCGAGTGGTTCGCGCAGATCTTCTGGGCGCTCTTCATCCTTGGGCTGGCCTACGGCCTTGTGCGCCGTACCTACCCCGAAACCGAGGACACCGGCGGCGTCAAGAACTTCCTTGACCGCGCCCGGCAGGGCATCCGCCTGGTGGCGGGCCAGCCGATCACGGCCGTGTGGCTGGGCTTCCTGTCGCTGGCAGCCTTCGAGCTCCAGGACGGCGCGCTCTACTTCATTGCGCAGGGGTTCACGGCGACCCATGTGTTCATCATGCCGGACTACAACACGACCCTGATGGCGATCATCGCCTACCACATCGCACGGCTCGTCCGGTTCACGCCGGGCGGTATCGGCCAGAGCGAGTGGGCGCTGGCGGCCGCCATGTACGTGGGCGGCATGGGATTCCCCGAGTCGATGACCATCGCCATGCTGCACCTGGGCGTGCGGCTGTTCTCGGCCGGCAACTTCCACTTCCTCGTGACGAACGGCTGGGAAGGCTCGGTCAAGACGACGCTGGCCGAGATCCTGGCGGCGTTCCGCCGCAGCGACGGCAAGGCCGAACCCAAGGACCAGCCTGGCGCGTCGGTCGAGCAGGATGCACCGGCCGATTTCCCGCAGGTGCCGCTGGAGCGCGCTCCCCACGCGTTCGCCCTGTGGGAGCGGTTCTCGGTCTATGGCCTGATCTTTACCGGCCTGTTCTTCCTTGACCGGTTGAGCATCGTGCTGCTCGACAAGTGGTTCCTGGAAGCGGTCGGACACGAATCGGTCTTCTGGACCAACTTCGGCATGGGCGCGAAGCTCTTTATCATCGGCTTCCTGATGACGGCCGTTTCGGTCGCCCTGCCAGCGTTCATGAACCCCGTCACCGCAAGGCAGCGCCGGTTCATCATCAACCTGGCCCTGATCGCCGGTTCAGTGGGCGCCTACTTCCTGTGCCTTGAGTACCGCGACTTCCTGCTGTTCGGCGGCAAGCCGTTCGGCGAGGCCGACCCGGTGTTCGGCAACGATCTCGGCTTCTACGTCTACGAGCTGTCGAACTACTGGACGATCTGGTATGCGCTCCTGTTCGGAACGACCGCGGGCGTCCTGTCGGCGATCGGCTGCTCCTACATGGTGTGGGCCAACGAGGGCCGCCAGCTTTCCGGCACCGGCCTTTCGCGGCTCTGGCAGCTGGCGGGCCGCCTGGCGACCCGTCCGGTCCTCATTCCGCTGACGATCTGGGGCGTGATTCTCGCTGCCGGGGAATGGCTGTCACGTTACAACATCCTCCTGAAGGCCAACGAGAAGCACGTCATCAAGCAGGGCGCCACCTACCTCGACACCGAGGGGCTGCTCTCCAACCTGAACTACATCTACGTCACGACGCTCGTGATTCTCGGAATTACCATGGCCGTGGTGATGTACCTGAACAACCTGAACCGTGTTGCCGGAGAGGCGCAGCCGCCCGAGGGCTGGCGCGAGGGACAGATCAAGCTGCGGAACCTCGTGTTCCTGCTCATCCTGGCTGACTTCGGCTTCAAGGGCCTCGTCGGCATCAAGGGCAACATCTATGTCCGCCCGAACGAGCCGGTTATCCAGCTCGGACACCTTGGGAACCACATCGAGGCGACCCGCAAGGGGTTCGACCTGAACAAGGTCACCCAGAAGGAGTTCATCCCCAACTGGCACGGCGACCCGATCCCCACGGCTGAAGAGATCCTCAACAGCCCGGCGGTGCGCAATGCGCCGCTGTGGCCGGGCTTCACTTCCTATCTGGAAGCCCAGCTCGATCCGCAGCACTCGCTCCGCATCCTCAAGACCCAGGGCGACAAGATCATCTACGGGCCGACCGAGGAAATCCTGTGGCAGCAGCAGAAACTGCGCGCCTACTACAACTTCCTCGGCATCGATTCGGTCCGCTACGCGATCGACGGCGAGAAGCAGTTGTTCTTCAGCGCCATCCGCGAGGTTCCGCTGGTGGAGCCTCAGCCCTGGCTCGCCTGGTGGGGGCAGCAGTACATGCTGTTTACCCACGGCTATGGCCTGGTGATGGGCAAGGCCGGGCAGAGCACGCCTGAGGGCGACCCGGTCTACGTGTCGAAGAACATCCCCGTCCAGACGGCTTACGATGTTCTCAAGGTCGAGAACCCCCGCGTTTACTATGGCGAGGGTTCCGGCACGATCGCCTACACGAACGTCAAGAACATGAAGGAACTGGACTACCCGACCGAACAGGACCGGGCCGAGTTCATCCTGCCGCCGGGCGACGGCACCGGTGTCCACATCGATTCGCTGGTCAAGCGGCTCGCCTTCGGCTGGGAGAGCGGGCAGTTCTTCGATGTGCTGTTCAGCGGCCTCATTACCAGCGAGACCCGCGTCCACTACAACCGGGTTCCGGTGGAGCGCCTGAACCGGATCGCGCCGTTCCTCTATTACGACACGAACGGCCATGCGTTCGCCAACGGTGACCGCATCACGTGGGTCTTGAACGGCTTGACGACGAGCAATGCCTACCCGAACAGCTGGATGGGCGACCTCGGCGACAAGTCCGACGAGCGCACCCGCTACCCGCGGCCGCACCGCTGGGCCAACTACATCGAGGACTCGGTGAAGGCGACCGTGGACGCCTACAGCGGCGAGGTGAAGTTCTACAAGATATCGGACTCGCCGCTGATCGAAACCTGGTCGAAGATCTACCCTGGCCTGTTCACCGACGGGAAGGAGATGCCGGCCGCGGTGCGGTCGCAGCTGACCTACCCGGTCCAGTTCTTCCACGTGCAGTTCGATGACGTCTACATCTACTACCAGATGCGGGATCCGATGTATTTCTTCAACATGGAAGATATGATGGACGACGCCGACGAGGTGCTCGGAGCGGTCATGGACAACGGCAAGGCGATCACTTTCTCGGCCGAGCCGATCAACTACCTGTTCGAGACGGGCGGCACGCTGCCCGAATCGTCCGAGAAGGTGCAGTAA